From Nicotiana tabacum cultivar K326 chromosome 22, ASM71507v2, whole genome shotgun sequence, one genomic window encodes:
- the LOC107792598 gene encoding GTP cyclohydrolase 1 isoform X2 — protein sequence MSRRSFQEKGYKQKVNDIVHGALFPEAGLEGGSGQAGGVGGLVIVRDLDLFSYCESCLLPFQVKCHVGYVPSGQRVVGLSKLSRVADIFAKRLQSPQRLADEICAALQHGIKPTGVAVVLQCSHIHFPNFETAFLNSTPQGWVKILVTSGSGVFEDEKADVWTDFLSLLKFRGISIESAHPMLSDQSWCPSQSFGRLGQANSAMTNAVLSILKSLGEDTSREELVGTPSRFVKWFMNFSNSNLEMKLSGFVRNRIDTRSHSGQVGSFKDGICSELNLSFWSQCEHHLLPFQGVVHIGYYSLDGLNPVGRALLQSVVHFYGFKLQVQERLTRQIAETVSSLLGEDIIVVVEANHTCMISRGIEKFGSNTATFAVLGRFSTDPAARAKFLQSLPDSCSAGK from the exons ATGAGTCGGCGAAGCTTCCAGGAAAAAG GTTACAAACAAAAAGTGAATGATATTGTTCATGGCGCTTTATTCCCTGAAGCTGGATTGGAAGGTGGAAGCGGTCAGGCTGGAGGAGTTGGTGGGCTTGTGATTGTTCGAGATCTTGATCTCTTCTCATACTGTGAGTCTTGCTTGCTCCCGTTCCAGGTCAAGTGTCATGTAGGTTATGTTCCATCCGGACAAAGGGTTGTAGGACTAAGCAAGCTCTCTCGGGTGGCTGATATTTTTGCCAAACGGCTCCAAAGTCCACAGCGTCTTGCCGATGAAATTTGCGCTGCTTTGCAGCATGGAATTAAGCCAACAGGTGTTGCTGTGGTTCTACAGTGTTCACatattcatttcccaaatttcgAAACAGCCTTTCTCAACTCGACTCCCCAAGGATGGGTAAAGATATTAGTCACCTCAGGTTCTGGTGTTTTTGAGGATGAAAAAGCTGATGTTTGGACTGATTTTTTAAGTCTTCTGAAATTCAGAGGTATAAGCATAGAAAGTGCCCACCCAATGCTCTCCGACCAATCATGGTGCCCGTCTCAATCTTTTGGCAGGTTGGGACAAGCAAATTCAGCTATGACAAATGCAGTGCTTTCGATACTTAAGTCTCTGGGTGAGGACACGTCGAGGGAAGAGCTTGTAGGAACACCATCTCGGTTCGTCAAGTGGTTCATGAACTTTAGTAATTCTAATCTGGAGATGAAACTGAGTGGCTTTGTTCGAAATAGAATAGATACTCGAAGTCATTCTGGTCAGGTTGGTAGTTTCAAAGATGGTATCTGCTCTGAGCTCAATTTATCGTTCTGGTCTCAGTGCGAACATCATCTACTTCCTTTCCAAGGTGTTGTGCACATTGGTTATTACTCTTTGGACGGACTGAATCCAGTTGGAAGAGCGCTATTGCAATCAGTAGTACACTTTTATGGCTTTAAACTCCAAGTACAGGAAAGACTTACCAGGCAGATAGCTGAGACTGTTTCGTCGCTCTTAGGTGAAGACATAATAGTAGTCGTGGAAGCAAATCACACCTGTATGATATCTAGAGGAATTGAGAAGTTTGGAAGCAACACGGCCACATTTGCTGTGTTGGGTCGATTTTCCACTGATCCTGCTGCAAGAGCAAAGTTTTTGCAGAGCCTCCCAGATTCTTGTTCTGCAGGAAAATGA